AATCAGAATTACTAACAAGGCACCGACAATCACGATCAATATGGCGTGCATTAGCAATGAGTATCGAATAGATCTGCCAATATAAGGAACATCGAAAAGCACCTGTATGTAACCGGTTAATGCTTTCTGGATCCATAAGGTCTCACCTTGCTTCCATAAATTATAGAGATCGCCTTTTTCTTCATCCGTCATTCGCCAGCGCTTACCTTTCTCCTCAGTTATCACTGGATCGTCTGGCACATAGATCTTTTTACCAAAGGCTCTCTCCCAGACCTCATACGGCAGCGTCCCATTATCGAGTATGGGTTCGTAGGCAAAATCGGGCGGCTCCAACGCAAGCGGCTTTGGTCCCGTCAAAACGGCACTGTATTTAATAACAATCGCCGTCGCGTTCTGCCCCTCAACGGCGTGTATCGTCGCGCCTTTTGTCTCAATTTGCTCAAGATCCGTTGAATCAAGATTTATGTCAACAACATCTCCACCGACGAGTAGACTCGAACGAATACGGGTATCATTTAAGGAGACGTGGATATTCAGCACATTTTGCATATCTGGATGTTCCCGCTTCAGTTTATGCAGCGCTTGATCCAATCGTTGGACATCAAATACCCTTAGGGTTTCGATTTCTCTCTCAACGGCATCAAGAATCGTGTTTTCAGCGATTTTCCGCAATTCGGCACCCCGTTCTGCCCCCAAAGCGTGAAGGGCATTCATATCATTTCGAACGCGGATGCTATCGAAAAAGTAAAACGCCACGAGAATCGCTATGACAGACAGATTAATAACAAGGGAGTACTTCCATTGGAGTCGCATTTTAACTCATAATTCGTTGCACTGCCTTTTCCCACTGCGCGAGTTTTTCATTGCGTCGCTTTGCGTCTATTTGTGGTGAGAAGACGCGCGCTTTAAAAGTGGAGTTTTCAAGCTTTGCTTGCTTACCTCTATTTGCCTCAAGTTCCTCGATATCAGTCCACACACCCGTTGTGATACCCGCAAGGTACGTAGCCCCCAAGCCTGTTGATTCTATTTGTGCGGGGCGTTCTACATCCATCCCCAAAATATCAGCTTGGAACTGCATGAGAAAGTTATTAGCAGCCGCACCACCATCAACACGTAATCGCTCCAGTGTCATTCCCGCGTCCGTCGACATCGCTTTGACAACCTCAGCGGATTGATACGCAATTGATTCTAACGTAGCACGGATGATTTGCTCACCGGTACTGCCTCGCGTTAAGCCGAGGATAGCACCGCGCGCATCGGGATCCCAATAGGGCGCGCCGAGTCCGGTAAATGCTGGAACAACAAAGACTCCCCCCGAATCTGGTAGACGGGAAGCAATTTCCTCCGTTTCCGACGCACTCTTAATAATTGAGATACCGTCCCGAAGCCATTGGACAGCCGCACCTGCAACAAATACACTTCCCTCCAATGCGTAAACGGGGTTTTCGTCTAAACTACAGGCGAGTGTTGTCAGCAGTCTAGTTTTTGTTGACACTTTTTCGGCACCTGTATTTAGCATGAGAAAACAACCCGTCCCGTAGGTGTTTTTCGCCATACCCGGTTCGATGCACAATTGACCGAAGAGTGCGGCTTGCTGGTCACCCGCGATTCCAGTGATCGGAATCCCATCCAGAGATATATTTTTCCCGAAGGTTTCAAGCCAGAAATTCCGGTAGAAACTCGCTGTGCCGAAGTTGCTCGCAGAAGGACAGACTTCAGGGAGAATCGCTTTGGGAACGTTCAAAATCTCCAGAAGCGTTTCGTCCCATGACAGTGTATTGATATTAAAGAGCAGCGTCCGCGCGGCATTTGTGTAATCGGTTTTATGGACCGCACCATCTGTTAATTTCCAAAGCAGCCACGTATCTACGGTCCCAAAGGCAAGTTCGCCGCGTTCGGCACGTTCTCGAGCACCACTCACGTGATCTAAGATCCATGCAACCTTTGTCCCAGAAAAGTAGGCATCAATTACAAGCCCCGTTTTTGCCTGGATCTCTTCGGCAACGCCCTGTTTTTCAAGGAGAGCACATTGACCGGCGGTCCGGCGGCACTGCCACACAATCGCTGGATAAATCGGTTTTCCTGTTTTCCTATCCCAAACAATTGTGGTTTCGCGTTGGTTGGCAATTCCGATAGCAACAATATTCAGCGCATTTTCTTTTGCAAAAAGTGCGTCTATTGCTTGTAAAGTGGCGTTCCAGATCTCCTCCGGATCGTGTTCTACCCAACCCGGATGGGGATAGTATTGTGTGAATTCTTGGTACCCTTGTGCGATGATGTTGCCCTCCACATCAACGAGGAGGGCTGTAGTGCCTGTTGTCCCTTGGTCGATTGAAAGGATGCAAGCGGTATTCGGCATGCTATACGTGCGACTCCTAAAGTGTTTTATTTAAAATAACACCGGTGGGAAAAAAAATCAAGTGAAAAGCAGTGGTCGCGCCACTCCAGATTTTAACATTTCCCCAAGGTCATTTAATTTTACATATTTCCTTTATCTATGTGAATGCTCTTCCCCTGTAGGAGCGAGCTGTGCTCGCGATCTTGCATCCAAACGTTAACATCTGTCAACAAAAACCGAGATCGGAACCGAAAACTAAATAGCCCTGAACATTTCCCTAATTGAGGTTGACACCACGTCCCCTGTTTTGGTATAATGCATTATTATGTTTTGAATTGACTTAAGCATAAACAGATTTCTAATGGTTTAGAGAGGAGTAGACGTTGTGAAAAAGACTTTGCTTTGCGCGCTTGTGATATTCTGCTTGGCTGCATATTACAGTTATGCACAGATTGAGTGGGATGCCGAAAAATTTATGCCGTTGTCCGAAGTGAAACAGGGCATGAAGGGAAAAGGTTACACTGTGTTTTTCGGAACAACGGTGGAGGAATTTGAATGTGAAGTTGTCAGTGTTGAATACAACTTTATCCCAGGGTGGCATGTCGTCTGGATG
This DNA window, taken from Candidatus Poribacteria bacterium, encodes the following:
- the glpK gene encoding glycerol kinase GlpK, with translation MPNTACILSIDQGTTGTTALLVDVEGNIIAQGYQEFTQYYPHPGWVEHDPEEIWNATLQAIDALFAKENALNIVAIGIANQRETTIVWDRKTGKPIYPAIVWQCRRTAGQCALLEKQGVAEEIQAKTGLVIDAYFSGTKVAWILDHVSGARERAERGELAFGTVDTWLLWKLTDGAVHKTDYTNAARTLLFNINTLSWDETLLEILNVPKAILPEVCPSASNFGTASFYRNFWLETFGKNISLDGIPITGIAGDQQAALFGQLCIEPGMAKNTYGTGCFLMLNTGAEKVSTKTRLLTTLACSLDENPVYALEGSVFVAGAAVQWLRDGISIIKSASETEEIASRLPDSGGVFVVPAFTGLGAPYWDPDARGAILGLTRGSTGEQIIRATLESIAYQSAEVVKAMSTDAGMTLERLRVDGGAAANNFLMQFQADILGMDVERPAQIESTGLGATYLAGITTGVWTDIEELEANRGKQAKLENSTFKARVFSPQIDAKRRNEKLAQWEKAVQRIMS